In the genome of Natronorubrum daqingense, the window GCGGCCCGGCCAACGATTCCGGCGTCGACCGGATCGCCAAACAGGAGATCGAACGCGAGATTCGCTCGATCGCGCAGGGGTACGTCGACGTCGAACTCAAGAGCCAGGACACGGCGGTCGTCTACGTCGAAGACGACGACATCTCGAGCGTCATCGGCAAGGGCGGCGGTCGAATTTCGGACGTGGAGAACCGCCTCGGCATCGACATCGACGTTCGGACCCACGACGAGAACCCCAACTACGGGGCCCCGAGTGGCGGCGGAGCCAGCGCGGACGGTGGCGCAGGCGGTGGCCAGGCGGCGGGCCAGATGGTCACCCCCGAAATCACCTCGAGGCACATCGTCGTTCCCGTCGACGGCAACCACGGCGAGACCGTCGAGGTGCAAGCCGGCGGCGACTATCTCTTCACCGCGACGGTGAGCCGCGGCGGCGAAATTCAGGTCTCTCGAGGGAGTGCAATTGCGGACGAGTTAGAGCAGGCGGTCGATCGCAAAGATCCGATTACGGTTGTGCCGTCGTAGTCACACCGCGAACGAACACAGTGAGTGAGCGGCCTTTTTTGGTGCAGATTTTTTGGCGGAGTTCGAACGCGCCGCTGCGCGTGAGGACTCCGTTAAAAAAGGTGCGTGCGTGAGATTCAGGTCTCTCGAGGGAGTGCAATTGCGGACGAGTTAGAACAGGCGGTTGATCGGAAAGAGCCGATTACGGTTGTGCCGTCGTAGGGAGCTAACCGCGAGCGAACGGAGTGAGTGAGCGGCCTTTTTGGCGTAGATTTTTGCGCGAGAGGTGAGTGAGCGGTGCGCGGCGCTTCGCGCCGCGGGAGTGCAAACGGGGAGCGTAAGCGACCCGTGAGCAAAGCGAGCGAACCCGACGAGAAAAAGGCACGTGTGCAAAGTGTCCTGCCTAGGAAACGACCGAATAGCGACGGCCCGGTTCGGTTCGGAATCCAGATAGGTCGCCGTTCGATCCGGCGACGACGAGCGTGTCCTCGAGGACGAAGAGGTCGTCACGACAGGATATCTCGTCGGGAAGGGTCGCGTCCCACTGGAACTCGCCGCTCGAGTCGACGCAGGCGAGCCCGCAGCCGGAGCCACTCGCCCAGCCGTAGATACTGTCGGCGTCGGCGACGAGGCCGCCGCTGAGCGGCGAGTCGAGGTCCCACAGGCGCTCGCCCGCCTCGAGGTCGACGGCGATCAGATCGCCGCCGGCCTCGAGGTAGGCGGTGTTCCCGACGATAACGGGTGGCCGTGGCCCGGGCCCGGGCCCGAGTTCGAGGTCGAGTTCGAACTGCTGGTCACCGTCGGTATCGACCCCCCAGACGGCGGATTCGTCCTCGAGTCCGAGGAGAGCGAGGTCGTCCCCGGCCGCGAGCCACTCGGGTCCCTCGGGAAGCGAGCGCGTTTCCCGCTCCCCATCGGTGTCGAAGACCGCGAGTCGTGGTTCGTCGTCCTCGAGAAAGCTGACCCAGGCGTACTCGCCAGCGGCGGCGATAGCGGTCGCATTCTGCGAGGCCGGAAGTTCGGCTGCGAACAGCTCTTCGCCGGTTGCCGGCTCGAATCCCCACAGTTCACCGTCACCGAGGGCGACGACGAGTTCCGAGCCGGCGGCGAGCTCGAGTTCGAGTTCCTCCTCGCTGTCGTCAGTTCCGTCTGCGTCATCTC includes:
- a CDS encoding PQQ-binding-like beta-propeller repeat protein is translated as MSRDSLGRRSLLGTLACGVTASLAGCGYQPAAGEYEWSASVSVGPDVPFSDGESTWLAGTDRLYGVANVSGQTPQPGEGGWQELDEAHVSAFDSLGEEQWSTDATEQYVGEPVLVDETIYLALEGGGVTAIGAGTDGEGEVHWTTEVDTENGEAERDAESDDENGEADDDGDEDSDGDDSGDDADGTDDSEEELELELAAGSELVVALGDGELWGFEPATGEELFAAELPASQNATAIAAAGEYAWVSFLEDDEPRLAVFDTDGERETRSLPEGPEWLAAGDDLALLGLEDESAVWGVDTDGDQQFELDLELGPGPGPRPPVIVGNTAYLEAGGDLIAVDLEAGERLWDLDSPLSGGLVADADSIYGWASGSGCGLACVDSSGEFQWDATLPDEISCRDDLFVLEDTLVVAGSNGDLSGFRTEPGRRYSVVS